The Pyrodictium delaneyi genome contains a region encoding:
- the coaBC gene encoding bifunctional phosphopantothenoylcysteine decarboxylase/phosphopantothenate--cysteine ligase CoaBC, with amino-acid sequence MEGRWEPMLWGRLHPSSGIVGEKRGDLEGRCIALGVTGSAAIYRSLDLARLLMRYGAVVRVVMTPAAAELVSPTLFEWATGMPAVTKMTGAIEHVSLARLCDAVLVAPASLDTMAEIVGYRASTPVSALAQEAAGLGKPVLLVPAMHLGMWRRASRLVEELEKQGFYVMRPVLEGEQAKYPPVELVAWWTEALLARGRDLEGLRVLVTAGPTREHIDPVRVITNPSTGKMGVSLALEAAWRGARVTLVHGPLCTGLPQGWQGYLDETVGVETAEEMRRAVLEKIRGTDVAFYAAAVADYRPSRASPGKVPTETGRLVLELEPTPKIVEEAVKAAPRAVHVGFAAETAGSDEELEARARAKLERYMLDAVAANNALEPGAAFASDTNRLIVVTWRGGREEIPRMPKRMVARRLLDIAARLHREGPRPRP; translated from the coding sequence ATGGAGGGCCGTTGGGAGCCGATGCTATGGGGCCGCCTACACCCCAGCAGCGGTATTGTGGGCGAGAAGAGGGGGGATCTGGAGGGCCGCTGTATAGCTCTAGGGGTAACGGGTAGCGCTGCTATCTACCGTAGCCTGGACCTTGCCCGGCTCCTTATGCGGTATGGCGCTGTTGTACGCGTTGTCATGACCCCGGCTGCAGCTGAGCTGGTTTCGCCCACGCTCTTCGAGTGGGCTACTGGCATGCCCGCCGTAACCAAGATGACCGGCGCTATAGAGCATGTGTCGCTTGCCCGGCTCTGCGACGCTGTGCTGGTAGCCCCCGCGAGCCTCGACACAATGGCCGAGATAGTTGGCTACCGTGCCTCTACCCCGGTCTCGGCTCTCGCCCAGGAGGCTGCGGGGCTCGGAAAGCCAGTGCTACTCGTCCCGGCTATGCACCTCGGCATGTGGAGGAGGGCCTCCAGGCTAGTCGAGGAGCTGGAGAAGCAGGGCTTCTACGTCATGAGGCCCGTGCTGGAGGGGGAGCAGGCGAAGTACCCGCCGGTCGAGCTCGTCGCTTGGTGGACAGAGGCCCTGCTGGCCCGGGGCAGGGACCTCGAGGGGCTACGCGTCCTTGTAACAGCTGGGCCTACCCGGGAGCACATAGACCCCGTGAGGGTGATCACCAACCCCTCTACGGGGAAGATGGGTGTCTCCCTAGCCCTGGAGGCTGCCTGGCGGGGCGCCCGCGTAACGCTGGTTCACGGACCTTTGTGCACTGGGCTACCCCAGGGCTGGCAGGGCTACCTAGACGAGACTGTGGGCGTCGAGACGGCGGAGGAGATGAGGCGTGCCGTCCTCGAAAAGATCAGGGGTACCGATGTAGCGTTCTACGCGGCCGCCGTAGCCGACTACCGGCCCTCCAGGGCCTCGCCCGGGAAAGTGCCGACAGAGACTGGCCGTCTAGTCCTCGAGCTCGAGCCCACTCCCAAGATAGTCGAGGAGGCAGTGAAGGCTGCTCCCCGCGCAGTCCACGTAGGCTTCGCAGCAGAGACTGCGGGGAGTGACGAGGAGCTAGAGGCCCGGGCCCGGGCTAAGCTGGAGCGCTACATGCTAGATGCGGTGGCCGCCAACAACGCGTTAGAGCCGGGCGCCGCCTTCGCTAGTGACACGAACCGCCTCATAGTTGTGACGTGGCGCGGCGGGCGGGAGGAGATACCCCGGATGCCCAAGCGGATGGTTGCCCGGCGCCTACTAGACATAGCGGCGAGGCTCCACCGGGAGGGCCCAAGGCCACGTCCCTAG
- a CDS encoding ketopantoate reductase family protein, with amino-acid sequence MKVAVVGGCGAVGSAVTVALALAGADVAVVARRRSGCHLERVTVEGLGEAAVKVCGWDAAPGLEPEVVVYATKAYDLEAAVEASLNAGWSPGLVVSMQNGLGSLEQLERVYGSSRAVAALAFYGVYRPPGSCHSRLAGRSRRVVVGCRAVSGQCSPSARLLVELLLAGGLDAEYVADIEPYRWAKLAVNAAVNPVTVIAWDRNRVVVENPYARQLAVELAAETGRAAAAAGVELPVDPVEEALRVADATGDNCSSMLQDVAAGRRTEIDYINGAVWRTAEKHGAQAPVNKAVYNVVRLLEPWLAGRRSPCATY; translated from the coding sequence ATGAAGGTGGCTGTGGTCGGAGGCTGCGGCGCTGTCGGCAGCGCCGTGACAGTAGCGCTCGCCCTCGCCGGCGCCGATGTGGCTGTGGTTGCGAGGCGCCGTAGCGGCTGCCATCTAGAGCGGGTGACCGTCGAGGGCCTGGGAGAGGCTGCAGTCAAGGTTTGCGGCTGGGATGCCGCTCCCGGCTTGGAGCCTGAGGTAGTGGTCTACGCGACTAAGGCCTACGACCTCGAAGCCGCAGTAGAGGCCTCGCTCAACGCGGGCTGGAGCCCGGGCCTGGTCGTCTCTATGCAGAACGGGCTGGGAAGCCTCGAGCAGCTTGAGCGTGTCTACGGCTCCTCTAGGGCCGTGGCTGCATTGGCGTTCTACGGTGTCTACCGGCCCCCCGGAAGCTGTCATAGCCGACTCGCCGGTAGAAGCCGCCGCGTAGTGGTCGGCTGCCGTGCTGTCTCCGGCCAGTGTAGCCCGTCGGCCCGGCTGCTAGTCGAGCTCCTCCTGGCGGGAGGCCTAGACGCCGAGTACGTGGCTGACATCGAGCCGTATCGTTGGGCTAAGCTCGCGGTCAACGCGGCGGTCAACCCGGTGACGGTGATTGCGTGGGATAGGAACCGGGTGGTCGTGGAGAATCCTTACGCCCGACAGCTCGCCGTGGAGCTCGCGGCTGAGACGGGCCGGGCTGCGGCGGCCGCGGGTGTGGAGCTCCCCGTGGACCCGGTCGAGGAGGCTCTAAGGGTCGCCGATGCTACCGGGGACAACTGCTCCTCCATGCTACAAGACGTAGCCGCGGGGAGGCGGACCGAGATAGACTATATCAACGGCGCTGTCTGGAGGACGGCGGAGAAGCACGGGGCGCAGGCCCCCGTGAACAAGGCTGTGTACAATGTTGTGAGGCTGCTAGAGCCATGGCTGGCCGGGAGAAGATCACCGTGCGCCACATACTGA
- a CDS encoding ABC transporter ATP-binding protein gives MSVLVVNDLVKVYPGGVEALRGVSFRVEEGEVFGLVGPNGAGKTTTFRIIATLLKPTSGRVIVDGVDVAKEPLEARKRLVYVPEEVGGYRRLTGYEYLSFVVETFMSARGASRDDIDRALEEAVNLTSLDPDVLSKKRMQEYSKGMKRRVQVAWALAVRPRLAILDEPTSGLDVEASYELRRVIVEYAKSRGVTVLLSSHNMLEVEYVCDRVALIKDGRIIEIGTPREIIEKYGARNLEEAYMNAIAGHREG, from the coding sequence ATGTCAGTACTCGTCGTCAATGATCTCGTGAAAGTCTATCCTGGAGGCGTCGAAGCTCTCCGCGGCGTCAGCTTCCGTGTCGAAGAGGGTGAGGTCTTCGGCCTAGTTGGGCCGAATGGTGCAGGAAAGACTACCACGTTCCGGATCATTGCAACACTGCTCAAGCCTACTAGTGGCCGCGTTATTGTGGATGGTGTAGACGTTGCTAAGGAGCCTCTAGAGGCGCGGAAGAGACTCGTCTACGTGCCAGAGGAGGTCGGCGGCTACCGGCGGCTCACAGGCTATGAATACCTGTCCTTTGTAGTCGAGACATTCATGTCTGCGCGTGGCGCTTCCCGAGACGATATTGATAGGGCTCTAGAGGAGGCTGTGAACCTCACTAGCCTCGATCCAGATGTACTGAGCAAGAAGCGGATGCAGGAGTATAGCAAGGGTATGAAGCGCCGCGTCCAGGTTGCCTGGGCCTTAGCTGTGCGGCCTCGGCTCGCTATACTCGATGAGCCCACGTCGGGACTTGACGTCGAAGCCAGCTATGAGCTACGCCGTGTCATAGTTGAGTACGCTAAGAGTAGAGGAGTCACCGTGTTGCTGAGTAGTCACAACATGCTAGAGGTCGAGTATGTTTGCGACCGTGTAGCCCTCATAAAGGATGGCAGGATCATCGAGATTGGCACACCGCGGGAGATTATTGAGAAGTATGGTGCCCGTAACCTCGAAGAAGCCTACATGAATGCTATAGCTGGGCACCGTGAGGGGTGA
- the nadC gene encoding carboxylating nicotinate-nucleotide diphosphorylase — translation MALARMMAEEILQWLREDMPHWDLTTDALGLEDVCAEAVVVAKSRAVAACTAELARALRILGLDVEAPKKPGELVEPGDIVLRIRGPAGLLLALERTILNLLIYAFGVATQTRRMVDTARRVAPGVRVAATRKTPPGLRVCAKRAFAAGGGDTHRLGLSDAILVKDNHVALVGDYGEALRRVLEQRSFMHRVEVEASTPEEALTAARLGVDAVLLDNMSPDEVRETILLLEREGVRSRIVVEASGGITPENIAEYAATGVDVVSTSYPLLYPARVDLSMRMRRLDQC, via the coding sequence TTGGCGCTAGCCCGTATGATGGCTGAGGAAATTCTCCAGTGGCTCCGGGAGGATATGCCCCACTGGGACCTCACTACGGATGCTCTAGGCCTAGAAGATGTATGTGCTGAGGCCGTGGTTGTTGCAAAGAGCCGGGCCGTAGCTGCATGTACAGCCGAGCTTGCTAGAGCACTGCGTATCCTAGGGCTGGACGTTGAGGCCCCAAAGAAGCCTGGCGAACTAGTAGAGCCGGGAGACATAGTACTTCGGATCCGGGGGCCTGCCGGGCTACTACTGGCGCTGGAGCGCACAATTCTGAACCTCCTCATCTACGCGTTTGGCGTGGCCACTCAGACACGCCGTATGGTGGATACTGCTAGACGCGTAGCCCCGGGGGTGCGGGTTGCCGCGACGCGTAAGACGCCTCCGGGGCTACGCGTCTGTGCGAAGAGAGCCTTTGCTGCTGGTGGCGGGGACACCCATAGACTCGGGCTCAGCGACGCGATTCTGGTAAAGGACAATCATGTGGCCCTAGTGGGAGACTATGGCGAGGCTCTACGGAGGGTGCTGGAGCAGCGGAGCTTTATGCACAGAGTTGAGGTAGAGGCCTCTACGCCGGAGGAGGCCCTCACTGCTGCAAGACTGGGTGTAGATGCTGTACTCCTTGACAATATGTCTCCCGATGAGGTTCGGGAGACAATCCTTCTGCTAGAGAGGGAGGGGGTGAGGAGTAGGATTGTCGTCGAGGCTAGCGGCGGTATAACGCCCGAGAATATAGCCGAGTACGCTGCTACAGGCGTTGACGTGGTGAGTACTAGCTATCCTCTGCTATACCCGGCTCGTGTCGATCTGTCTATGAGAATGAGGAGGCTGGACCAGTGTTGA
- a CDS encoding carbon-nitrogen hydrolase family protein, producing the protein MPITVALVHMRLKPLAKKSNLEKARKLIKEAALKGARLVVLPAFVNIGPFFLHYPRTRNRAITRNQAERIPGNTYEYLSMVALENGVYIVAGPLIERAGPKIFLTTIVISPNGSLIAKYRKIASNGLDEELGISPGRNTVVIDDIGRSIGLLAEDDIYYPEVARSLLLEGATAFIATLRPGENENKVKLSLLARSVENNVPILAVGAVFETTDKMVEIPTMVIDPQNGIVEEINEPKDTFLLVEVMEQPSNIRDIVETSLRAKTLASIYCKAAKDSLVENLAGRYKLASSGEPEG; encoded by the coding sequence GTGCCTATAACCGTAGCGCTAGTACATATGAGGCTAAAGCCCCTTGCCAAGAAGTCTAATCTCGAAAAAGCTCGAAAATTAATCAAAGAAGCGGCACTTAAGGGTGCAAGGCTCGTTGTTCTGCCAGCCTTTGTGAACATCGGTCCATTCTTCTTGCACTACCCGCGGACCCGCAATCGCGCCATAACCCGGAACCAGGCGGAGCGTATACCCGGAAACACTTACGAGTACCTCTCAATGGTAGCATTAGAGAACGGTGTCTACATCGTAGCAGGCCCGCTCATCGAGAGAGCAGGCCCCAAAATATTCCTCACAACCATAGTGATATCGCCTAATGGCAGCCTCATAGCCAAGTACAGGAAGATAGCAAGTAACGGCCTCGACGAGGAACTAGGCATAAGTCCCGGTCGCAACACTGTAGTCATAGACGACATAGGCAGAAGCATAGGGCTTCTAGCAGAAGACGACATATACTACCCGGAGGTCGCGCGTAGCCTCCTCCTCGAAGGCGCTACCGCGTTCATAGCAACCCTCCGGCCCGGTGAGAACGAGAACAAGGTTAAACTCAGCCTCCTCGCCCGCAGCGTGGAGAACAACGTTCCCATACTAGCAGTCGGCGCTGTCTTCGAGACAACGGACAAAATGGTAGAAATACCAACTATGGTTATAGACCCACAGAACGGGATAGTAGAAGAGATTAATGAGCCCAAGGATACGTTCCTTCTAGTAGAGGTAATGGAGCAACCGAGCAATATAAGGGACATAGTAGAGACGAGTCTACGTGCAAAAACTCTGGCATCGATATACTGTAAGGCTGCTAAGGATAGTCTGGTGGAGAATCTAGCAGGGCGCTACAAGCTAGCTAGTAGTGGAGAACCCGAAGGCTAG
- the panB gene encoding 3-methyl-2-oxobutanoate hydroxymethyltransferase translates to MAGREKITVRHILKAKQRGEKLVMVTAYDTPTARLVDEAGVDMILVGDSLGMVVLGLPSTLQVTMEDMVRHTAAVARAQPRAMIVGDMPFMSYEASVSEAVRNAGRLLAAGADAVKIEGGSLYTDVIKAMRRAGIPVMAHVGLTPQKHKLLGGYRLVGKTAEEALEIIRDAEEAAEAGAFAIVVEFTAWEVAREITRRIQVPTICIGSGPYCDGQVLVIHDLLGLTPTPPPFAKRYVDLASIIRGAVEAYAREVRSSQFPAQDMYWGMKNGEYQRLQKLLERENQEEHENQG, encoded by the coding sequence ATGGCTGGCCGGGAGAAGATCACCGTGCGCCACATACTGAAGGCTAAGCAGCGTGGCGAGAAGCTCGTAATGGTTACCGCCTACGATACGCCCACCGCCCGGCTTGTCGACGAGGCCGGCGTCGACATGATCCTGGTGGGCGACTCGCTGGGCATGGTTGTGCTCGGGCTTCCCTCAACCCTCCAGGTAACCATGGAGGACATGGTGCGCCATACAGCCGCCGTAGCCCGGGCCCAGCCCCGCGCAATGATAGTCGGCGACATGCCGTTCATGAGCTACGAGGCCTCTGTCTCCGAGGCCGTGAGGAACGCTGGCAGGTTGCTGGCAGCAGGCGCCGACGCAGTGAAGATAGAGGGCGGCAGCCTCTACACGGACGTGATAAAAGCGATGCGCCGCGCCGGCATCCCGGTAATGGCTCACGTCGGCCTAACGCCTCAGAAGCACAAGCTCCTCGGAGGCTACCGCCTAGTAGGCAAGACCGCCGAAGAGGCCCTAGAGATCATACGCGACGCCGAGGAAGCGGCCGAGGCAGGCGCCTTCGCGATAGTCGTGGAGTTCACCGCCTGGGAAGTAGCCAGGGAGATAACCAGGAGGATACAAGTGCCCACCATCTGTATCGGCAGCGGCCCCTACTGCGACGGCCAAGTACTTGTCATCCACGACCTACTAGGACTAACCCCAACACCGCCACCCTTCGCCAAGCGCTACGTCGACCTAGCCTCGATAATACGGGGCGCCGTTGAGGCGTACGCCCGCGAGGTACGGAGCAGCCAGTTCCCCGCCCAGGACATGTACTGGGGGATGAAAAACGGCGAGTACCAGCGCCTCCAGAAGCTACTAGAACGAGAAAATCAAGAGGAGCATGAGAACCAAGGCTAG
- the nadX gene encoding aspartate dehydrogenase → MLKKLALIGCGAIASEIVEAVNQGVIEAEITAFMDLAPEKCLRLQQLAPRARIARNIEELLETRPDLVVEAASQEAVRQYALRVVEAGVDLVVLSAGALLDKELLEKLNREAEQRGVHVYVPTGALAGLDAVRALRRAGIRRLLLRTVKPPKSLGVEVNEPRVLYRGPASEAVRLYPFNVNVAAALSLAAGMEAEVEIVADPRIERNTHIVIVESKASRLEIRVENVPSPRNPRTSLLAALSTIELLRRITRSGGVEVGS, encoded by the coding sequence GTGTTGAAAAAGCTAGCACTCATAGGCTGCGGCGCTATAGCTAGCGAGATAGTAGAAGCCGTTAACCAGGGTGTGATAGAGGCGGAGATAACAGCCTTTATGGACCTGGCGCCGGAGAAATGCCTGAGACTACAACAGCTAGCCCCCCGAGCCCGGATTGCCCGGAACATCGAAGAACTCCTTGAGACTAGGCCAGACCTTGTAGTGGAGGCTGCTAGCCAGGAAGCTGTCCGGCAGTACGCCCTCCGCGTAGTGGAGGCTGGTGTAGACCTCGTAGTGCTTAGCGCCGGTGCACTGCTCGACAAGGAGCTGCTCGAGAAGCTTAACCGAGAGGCGGAGCAACGAGGTGTACATGTCTACGTCCCTACGGGGGCGCTCGCAGGCCTTGACGCTGTACGAGCACTACGTCGCGCTGGGATACGGAGACTGCTGCTCCGCACCGTGAAGCCCCCAAAGAGCCTCGGTGTGGAAGTCAATGAGCCCAGGGTGTTGTACCGTGGCCCCGCGAGTGAGGCTGTTCGACTCTATCCCTTCAATGTGAACGTCGCTGCCGCGCTGAGTCTCGCTGCGGGCATGGAGGCTGAGGTCGAGATAGTAGCCGACCCGAGAATTGAACGTAACACCCACATAGTAATAGTCGAATCCAAGGCATCTAGGCTTGAAATACGCGTAGAGAACGTGCCCTCGCCCCGTAACCCGCGGACAAGCCTGCTCGCAGCTCTCTCGACGATAGAGCTGCTCCGCCGCATCACGCGTAGCGGCGGCGTAGAGGTAGGCAGCTAG
- a CDS encoding cation diffusion facilitator family transporter: MLDRGLVAVTLLSLAGAAVKIYGSLFYGSRALLVDALTCVANIAALAAVLWYLHVASAPPDEDHPYGHQRLRYGGALASLSAYMFAAGASTAALMYSISGYTVEEGSTVAALVGGAFYAAAILVARDIDPVLRVYAGFTASELIESGVTAASSWLGASIGYLYDLAGGVIILAYLFHEAVETHHKLMRIFADTAAPQHFYELVEREALLRGLHPIRVRLRMIDERHCSGDLIVAPEKGMPPDVADVLADELQQELHQHGCDVVIHVGLSERRNHSSESREHRGKEARS; encoded by the coding sequence GTGCTAGACCGGGGCCTAGTCGCGGTCACACTCCTCAGCCTCGCTGGCGCTGCTGTAAAGATCTACGGCTCGTTGTTCTACGGTAGCCGCGCGCTGCTAGTAGACGCGCTCACGTGTGTCGCTAATATCGCCGCGCTTGCCGCTGTGCTCTGGTACCTCCACGTAGCCAGTGCCCCGCCCGATGAAGACCACCCGTATGGCCATCAGAGGCTGCGGTACGGCGGCGCACTAGCGAGCCTCTCAGCCTACATGTTCGCCGCCGGTGCCTCCACGGCGGCGCTGATGTACAGTATCAGCGGCTACACGGTTGAGGAGGGTAGCACGGTGGCGGCCCTGGTCGGCGGTGCATTCTACGCCGCAGCTATACTCGTAGCCAGGGATATCGACCCCGTGCTCCGGGTCTACGCCGGGTTCACCGCGAGCGAGCTGATAGAGAGCGGGGTCACAGCTGCTAGTAGCTGGCTCGGCGCCAGCATAGGCTACCTCTACGACTTAGCCGGCGGCGTGATTATACTCGCCTACCTGTTCCACGAGGCGGTTGAGACCCACCACAAGCTCATGAGGATATTCGCCGACACTGCTGCCCCGCAGCACTTCTATGAGCTGGTAGAGCGGGAGGCGCTGCTCCGCGGCCTCCACCCTATACGCGTCCGGCTCCGCATGATAGACGAGAGACACTGCAGCGGAGACCTCATAGTAGCGCCCGAGAAAGGTATGCCCCCAGACGTAGCCGACGTTCTGGCCGACGAACTGCAGCAGGAGCTTCACCAGCACGGGTGCGACGTGGTAATACACGTCGGGCTAAGCGAGAGAAGGAACCACAGTAGTGAGTCACGAGAGCATCGGGGAAAGGAAGCGAGGAGTTGA
- a CDS encoding DUF917 domain-containing protein translates to MPTLTVSGREGFRALLIGLSFYATGGGGSWERGWKIVNEVYIAKSRSLILYDIDEVNETIVSAYMVGSMARSASHQSLDAVRVPLARALSTLRRRVGVNIGAIAPVELGAGNTPVAFLAASLANVPVVDGDRVGRAAPEIHQDTLNIYGLSLAPSAVASRTGSLLVLYEYASIDEYEHIVRSLAASSGSSVAVVDAPLGPEEARRALIRGSISRAFELGARVLEARATGSNPLDALLEACRGWLVFEGVVEDTQLSDNAGFLEGYVTIKGIDASGGRELKVWVKNEYIMAWLDGEPIVMPPDIISLVDSKAELVLVTRLRPGLHVYVVAARAHEAWRTPRGLELFGPRHFGFTYDYKPVETLVAAHGTQVLPTSY, encoded by the coding sequence TTGCCTACTCTTACTGTATCAGGTAGAGAGGGCTTCCGTGCACTTCTCATCGGCCTCTCCTTCTACGCCACCGGTGGTGGAGGTAGCTGGGAGCGGGGCTGGAAGATAGTAAACGAGGTCTACATAGCTAAGTCTCGGTCGCTCATACTCTATGACATCGACGAGGTTAACGAGACTATCGTCTCTGCCTATATGGTAGGAAGTATGGCCCGTAGTGCTAGCCATCAAAGCCTCGATGCTGTACGCGTCCCGTTGGCTAGAGCCCTCTCCACCCTACGTAGACGTGTTGGTGTCAACATAGGGGCTATAGCCCCCGTCGAGCTTGGTGCTGGCAATACACCAGTAGCCTTCCTAGCTGCTTCGCTTGCAAACGTCCCCGTAGTTGACGGGGACCGTGTAGGAAGAGCTGCGCCAGAGATACACCAGGACACGTTAAACATCTATGGTCTAAGCTTGGCGCCAAGCGCGGTAGCCTCTAGGACGGGTAGTCTTCTAGTGCTCTATGAGTATGCGAGTATAGACGAGTACGAGCACATAGTGAGATCGCTTGCTGCATCTTCCGGCTCGTCCGTGGCTGTCGTCGATGCACCACTAGGGCCGGAGGAGGCTAGGAGGGCTCTGATCCGGGGAAGCATCTCCCGGGCTTTCGAACTCGGTGCTAGAGTGTTGGAGGCACGCGCTACAGGCTCGAACCCTCTTGATGCTCTTCTGGAGGCATGTCGCGGGTGGCTTGTCTTCGAGGGCGTTGTAGAGGATACACAGCTTAGTGATAATGCGGGGTTCCTAGAAGGCTATGTAACGATAAAGGGTATAGACGCTAGTGGAGGTAGAGAACTCAAAGTGTGGGTTAAGAACGAGTACATAATGGCCTGGCTCGACGGAGAACCCATCGTTATGCCTCCCGACATTATATCGCTCGTGGATAGTAAAGCTGAGCTTGTACTCGTTACGCGGCTTAGGCCCGGCCTACATGTATATGTTGTCGCGGCTAGAGCACACGAGGCGTGGAGGACGCCAAGAGGCCTTGAACTCTTCGGCCCGAGGCATTTCGGGTTTACATACGACTACAAGCCGGTGGAGACTCTTGTAGCTGCACATGGCACACAAGTTCTCCCAACTAGCTATTAG
- a CDS encoding acyl-CoA thioesterase, which yields MTGRRLCIEESLVTLLHPIYPRHTNRYGTLHGGRLAGWMLEAGGMASMRAARGYTVLGAMDYLFILSPGRVGENLHVYAWVVGSTQRTLDVLVYAEARPLGGAEPRPVSLSLQTYVAVDENVRPREHGVEVAACSLETEPLVEAHRYWLEARLPLIEKRREIAGSTAPLDAVYRKTSYFFTSPEDTFTIPTVMDASRLFYQIDQMAAVPAIEYTGAAMVTAGFDAVVFASPARVGDLVKLEAGITGAGRSSLEVAVRVAAYNPVTEDRERTVALLYATMVAVDEQGRPQPLPRRPVLSDERMQEYLERRRVREERRRIAWQLIEHARELVRGR from the coding sequence TTGACCGGCAGGAGGCTGTGTATCGAGGAGAGCCTCGTCACGCTGCTCCACCCCATCTACCCCCGGCATACTAACAGGTATGGAACGCTACATGGCGGGAGGCTTGCCGGCTGGATGCTTGAAGCCGGCGGTATGGCGTCTATGAGGGCTGCGCGGGGCTATACCGTGCTAGGCGCTATGGACTATCTGTTCATTCTTAGCCCGGGCCGCGTGGGAGAGAACCTCCACGTCTACGCCTGGGTAGTGGGCTCTACGCAGCGGACGCTAGACGTGCTGGTCTACGCCGAGGCTAGGCCGCTAGGCGGGGCTGAGCCCCGGCCGGTGAGTCTCAGCCTCCAGACCTACGTGGCTGTAGATGAGAATGTGCGCCCCCGTGAGCACGGTGTAGAGGTCGCGGCGTGTAGCCTCGAGACGGAGCCTCTGGTTGAGGCGCATCGGTACTGGCTAGAGGCGCGGCTACCACTAATAGAGAAGCGGAGAGAGATAGCCGGGTCAACAGCACCGCTTGACGCCGTTTACCGTAAGACTAGCTACTTCTTTACATCGCCTGAGGACACCTTCACTATACCGACGGTGATGGATGCTTCCCGGCTCTTCTACCAGATAGACCAGATGGCTGCTGTGCCCGCGATAGAGTATACTGGTGCAGCCATGGTTACAGCGGGGTTCGACGCTGTTGTGTTCGCCTCCCCGGCCAGAGTCGGGGACCTGGTTAAGCTCGAGGCCGGGATAACAGGGGCGGGGAGGAGTAGCCTAGAGGTCGCGGTCAGGGTGGCGGCCTACAATCCCGTGACCGAGGACCGAGAGAGGACAGTGGCGTTGCTCTACGCGACAATGGTGGCTGTGGACGAGCAGGGTCGGCCCCAGCCGCTGCCCCGCCGCCCGGTGCTGAGCGATGAGAGGATGCAGGAGTACCTAGAGAGGCGCCGGGTCCGCGAGGAGAGGCGGCGGATAGCATGGCAGCTAATAGAACACGCTAGGGAACTCGTCCGCGGACGCTGA
- a CDS encoding ABC transporter permease subunit, with protein MRRLLEKELKTLLREPMVIAMIILPFVIYSAMTPFYGAASEQIRKAAELRGTKLALAVCPESPAQTTMLNMIAAGLRASNVSIDVVETCNPVELLKTGGYDAIMMLNVTNGKIAVDVYVRGELSQLARTLALPGSISSRIARALSPSENITSNAYILLNDRLWSINELNNVHGAGITLGYATFFILFPAASLGATLIGAEREERMLEVLFSLPVSRRRIALSKAIAALIVAILAAISAMAGLYQLFSSVGVSLDLTKYYTLTDMLVYVVALASEAFFVVILSMLVGMFASTVRGAQSAAPIVVIPAIVPTVMTMTGIPASKIFTLLPYTAVIYAGMSPLIGLDYAVTATIVQLAETLLVLVVLLKALESETAVTGPETLRQFRARIAARFKSRR; from the coding sequence ATGCGTAGACTGCTTGAGAAGGAGCTTAAGACATTACTACGGGAGCCTATGGTAATAGCTATGATTATTCTCCCATTTGTTATATACTCGGCAATGACTCCATTCTATGGTGCTGCCTCGGAACAGATAAGGAAAGCTGCTGAGCTGCGTGGCACTAAGCTAGCATTAGCTGTCTGCCCGGAGAGTCCTGCCCAGACTACCATGCTTAACATGATAGCTGCTGGATTGCGGGCAAGCAACGTGTCTATCGATGTAGTTGAGACGTGTAACCCAGTAGAGCTACTGAAAACAGGCGGATATGACGCCATCATGATGCTGAATGTAACCAATGGAAAGATAGCTGTAGATGTGTATGTGCGTGGTGAGCTATCGCAGCTAGCACGCACATTAGCGTTACCAGGTTCTATAAGCAGCCGGATAGCACGCGCGCTATCGCCAAGCGAAAACATAACATCTAACGCATATATACTGCTCAACGATCGATTATGGAGTATAAATGAACTCAACAATGTCCATGGAGCAGGAATAACACTGGGATATGCTACGTTCTTCATACTCTTCCCGGCAGCATCGCTTGGTGCGACGCTCATAGGTGCTGAGAGAGAGGAACGCATGCTTGAAGTATTGTTCTCGCTTCCCGTGAGCCGGCGGCGTATAGCGTTATCAAAAGCTATCGCGGCCCTCATAGTAGCTATACTCGCTGCTATCTCTGCAATGGCAGGGCTCTATCAACTCTTCAGCTCCGTAGGCGTTAGCCTAGATTTAACCAAATACTATACTTTGACGGACATGCTCGTGTATGTCGTCGCTCTGGCATCGGAGGCATTCTTCGTCGTAATACTGTCAATGCTCGTCGGGATGTTTGCTTCAACAGTACGTGGTGCACAGTCTGCCGCGCCAATAGTAGTGATCCCGGCAATAGTGCCAACAGTAATGACCATGACAGGCATACCAGCATCCAAGATATTCACGCTGCTGCCTTATACAGCCGTCATATACGCAGGCATGTCGCCCCTCATAGGCTTGGACTACGCCGTGACAGCTACTATTGTGCAGCTTGCCGAGACCTTACTAGTACTAGTGGTGCTCCTTAAGGCACTTGAATCGGAGACCGCCGTGACAGGGCCGGAGACTCTCAGGCAGTTCCGGGCCCGTATAGCTGCACGGTTCAAAAGCCGCCGGTAG